One Branchiostoma floridae strain S238N-H82 chromosome 15, Bfl_VNyyK, whole genome shotgun sequence DNA window includes the following coding sequences:
- the LOC118431927 gene encoding P-selectin-like isoform X1, whose product MMRVRVLLTLVLIAALLWESEARFSRRYRNRYSRRYRRTQPTSRCSNPWRGRGVLQTGCLKPYQAGETCGFSCQDGYRQTSGDNSRTCSGGSWSGQPLVCEYAGCDRPQYTAGSWRKDCWWPYENGENCTYMCRDGSSAVSGDSVITCQDGAWSGTPLSCEYTGCERPPFTRGSWSENCWWPYENGENCTYTCREGYSRVSGDSTITCVDRTWSGTPLECQRTSGCDAPPRRYGSWGPRDCRWPYEEGETCRFDCRPGWEQQSGNTTTTCTGGQWTGDPLVCTRSSSPGSSAGWWNGR is encoded by the exons ATGATGCG TGTGAGGGTGTTGCTGACCCTGGTACTGATAGCCGCTCTGCTCTGGGAGTCAGAGGCAAGGTTCTCACGGAGGTACCGTAACAGGTACTCACGGAGGTACCGTCGCAcacaacctacat CCAGGTGTTCTAACCCATGGAGAGGGCGTGGTGTCCTCCAGACCGGCTGCCTCAAGCCGTACCAGGCGGGGGAGACCTGCGGGTTCTCGTGTCAGGACGGGTACAGGCAGACTTCAGGTGACAACAGCAGGACCTGTAGCGGTGGCTCCTGGTCCGGACAACCCCTGGTCTGCGAGTACG CCGGATGTGACCGACCACAGTACACTGCGGGTTCTTGGCGGAAAGACTGTTGGTGGCCTTACGAGAACGGGGAGAACTGCACCTACATGTGCCGGGATGGTTCCTCTGCAGTGTCCGGGGACTCCGTCATCACCTGTCAGGACGGAGCCTGGTCTGGGACGCCGCTAAGCTGCGAATACa CTGGATGTGAACGGCCACCTTTCACAAGGGGCAGCTGGAGTGAGAATTGCTGGTGGCCTTACGAGAACGGGGAAAACTGCACCTACACCTGCAGGGAGGGATATTCTAGAGTGTCCGGAGACTCCACCATCACCTGTGTGGACCGTACCTGGTCCGGGACCCCGCTGGAGTGCCAGCGTACTT ccgGTTGTGACGCTCCACCCCGTCGCTATGGCTCCTGGGGACCCCGGGACTGCCGCTGGCCGTACGAGGAAGGGGAGACGTGCAGGTTCGACTGCCGGCCCGGGTGGGAGCAGCAGTCGGGGAACACCACCACCACCTGCACCGGCGGGCAGTGGACTGGAGACCCGCTGGTCTGCACCAGGAGCTCCAGCCCTGGCTCTAGCGCCG GCTGGTGGAATGGGCGTTAA
- the LOC118431927 gene encoding sushi, von Willebrand factor type A, EGF and pentraxin domain-containing protein 1-like isoform X2: protein MMRVRVLLTLVLIAALLWESEARFSRRYRNRYSRRYRRTQPTSRCSNPWRGRGVLQTGCLKPYQAGETCGFSCQDGYRQTSGDNSRTCSGGSWSGQPLVCEYAGCYRPPYTEGSWWRGCSWPFETGESCTYECRDGHVAVSGDSSITCQDGAWSGTPLSCEYTGCERPPFTRGSWSENCWWPYENGENCTYTCREGYSRVSGDSTITCVDRTWSGTPLECQRTSGCDAPPRRYGSWGPRDCRWPYEEGETCRFDCRPGWEQQSGNTTTTCTGGQWTGDPLVCTRSSSPGSSAGWWNGR, encoded by the exons ATGATGCG TGTGAGGGTGTTGCTGACCCTGGTACTGATAGCCGCTCTGCTCTGGGAGTCAGAGGCAAGGTTCTCACGGAGGTACCGTAACAGGTACTCACGGAGGTACCGTCGCAcacaacctacat CCAGGTGTTCTAACCCATGGAGAGGGCGTGGTGTCCTCCAGACCGGCTGCCTCAAGCCGTACCAGGCGGGGGAGACCTGCGGGTTCTCGTGTCAGGACGGGTACAGGCAGACTTCAGGTGACAACAGCAGGACCTGTAGCGGTGGCTCCTGGTCCGGACAACCCCTGGTCTGCGAGTACG CCGGATGTTACCGACCACCGTACACTGAGGGTTCTTGGTGGAGAGGCTGCAGCTGGCCTTTTGAGACCGGGGAGAGCTGCACCTACGAGTGTAGGGATGGACACGTGGCAGTGTCCGGGGACTCCAGCATTACCTGTCAGGACGGAGCCTGGTCTGGGACGCCGCTAAGCTGCGAGTACa CTGGATGTGAACGGCCACCTTTCACAAGGGGCAGCTGGAGTGAGAATTGCTGGTGGCCTTACGAGAACGGGGAAAACTGCACCTACACCTGCAGGGAGGGATATTCTAGAGTGTCCGGAGACTCCACCATCACCTGTGTGGACCGTACCTGGTCCGGGACCCCGCTGGAGTGCCAGCGTACTT ccgGTTGTGACGCTCCACCCCGTCGCTATGGCTCCTGGGGACCCCGGGACTGCCGCTGGCCGTACGAGGAAGGGGAGACGTGCAGGTTCGACTGCCGGCCCGGGTGGGAGCAGCAGTCGGGGAACACCACCACCACCTGCACCGGCGGGCAGTGGACTGGAGACCCGCTGGTCTGCACCAGGAGCTCCAGCCCTGGCTCTAGCGCCG GCTGGTGGAATGGGCGTTAA
- the LOC118431927 gene encoding P-selectin-like isoform X3 has protein sequence MRVRVLLTLVLIAALLWESEAWWARQRYRRTQPSSGCSSPPYALGVSRTVCTYPYGEGETCEFSCIDGYGQASGDTSRTCSGGSWSGQPLVCQYAGCDRPQYTAGSWRKDCWWPYENGENCTYMCRDGSSAVSGDSVITCQDGAWSGTPLSCEYTGCERPPFTRGSWSENCWWPYENGENCTYTCREGYSRVSGDSTITCVDRTWSGTPLECQRTSGCDAPPRRYGSWGPRDCRWPYEEGETCRFDCRPGWEQQSGNTTTTCTGGQWTGDPLVCTRSSSPGSSAGWWNGR, from the exons ATGCG TGTGAGGGTGTtgctgaccttggtactgatagCGGCTCTGCTGTGGGAGTCGGAAGCCTGGTGGGCCCGGCAGAGGTACCGTCGAACACAGCCTTCAT CGGGATGTTCTAGTCCTCCGTATGCGCTGGGTGTTAGTCGGACAGTCTGTACCTACCCGTACGGGGAGGGAGAGACCTGCGAGTTCTCGTGTATTGATGGGTACGGGCAGGCTTCAGGTGACACCAGCAGGACCTGTAGCGGTGGCTCTTGGTCCGGACAACCTCTGGTCTGCCAGTATG CCGGATGTGACCGACCACAGTACACTGCGGGTTCTTGGCGGAAAGACTGTTGGTGGCCTTACGAGAACGGGGAGAACTGCACCTACATGTGCCGGGATGGTTCCTCTGCAGTGTCCGGGGACTCCGTCATCACCTGTCAGGACGGAGCCTGGTCTGGGACGCCGCTAAGCTGCGAATACa CTGGATGTGAACGGCCACCTTTCACAAGGGGCAGCTGGAGTGAGAATTGCTGGTGGCCTTACGAGAACGGGGAAAACTGCACCTACACCTGCAGGGAGGGATATTCTAGAGTGTCCGGAGACTCCACCATCACCTGTGTGGACCGTACCTGGTCCGGGACCCCGCTGGAGTGCCAGCGTACTT ccgGTTGTGACGCTCCACCCCGTCGCTATGGCTCCTGGGGACCCCGGGACTGCCGCTGGCCGTACGAGGAAGGGGAGACGTGCAGGTTCGACTGCCGGCCCGGGTGGGAGCAGCAGTCGGGGAACACCACCACCACCTGCACCGGCGGGCAGTGGACTGGAGACCCGCTGGTCTGCACCAGGAGCTCCAGCCCTGGCTCTAGCGCCG GCTGGTGGAATGGGCGTTAA
- the LOC118431926 gene encoding complement factor H-like isoform X1, protein MIRLRVLLTLVLIAALLWESEALFSWRNRRYSRRYRRTRPTSACSSVSLSGRGVRRTVCTFPYGEGETCELSCIDGYRQTSGDTSRTCSGGSWSGQPLVCEYTGCDRPPYTEGSREDCWWPYENGENCTYTCRNGYARVSGDSVITCENGNWSGTPLTCEYTGCEWPPFTRGSWRQGCRWPYENGENCTYTCRNGYARVSGDSVITCENGNWSGTPLTCEYTGCEWPPFTSGSRRRGCWWPYENGENCTYTCQEGHSRVSGDSTITCVDGSWSGTPLECQRTSGCDPPPRRFGSWGPRDCRWPYVEGETCRFQCQWGWEQQSGETTTTCTGGQWTGDPLVCTRSSSWWWPWGR, encoded by the exons ATGATACG TCTGAGGGTGTtgctgaccttggtgctgatagcGGCTCTGCTGTGGGAATCGGAAGCATTGTTCTCATGGAGGAACCGCAGGTACTCACGAAGGTACCGTCGCACACGgcctacat CCGCGTGCTCCTCCGTCTCTCTGTCTGGGCGGGGTGTCCGTCGAACAGTCTGTACCTTCCCGTACGGGGAGGGGGAGACCTGTGAGCTCTCGTGTATTGACGGGTACAGGCAGACGTCAGGTGACACCAGCAGGACCTGTAGCGGCGGCTCCTGGTCCGGACAACCCCTGGTCTGCGAGTACA CCGGATGTGACCGACCGCCGTACACTGAGGGTTCTCGGGAAGACTGCTGGTGGCCTTACGAGAACGGGGAGAACTGCACCTACACCTGCCGTAATGGTTACGCGAGAGTGTCCGGAGACTCCGTCATCACCTGTGAGAACGGCAACTGGTCTGGGACGCCGCTGACCTGCGAGTACA CTGGATGTGAGTGGCCACCTTTCACAAGGGGAAGCTGGAGGCAGGGATGCAGATGGCCTTACGAGAACGGGGAGAACTGCACATACACCTGCCGTAATGGTTACGCGAGAGTGTCCGGAGACTCCGTCATCACCTGTGAGAACGGCAACTGGTCTGGGACGCCGCTGACCTGCGAGTACA CTGGATGTGAGTGGCCACCTTTCACAAGTGGAAGCCGGAGGCGGGGATGCTGGTGGCCTTACGAGAACGGGGAAAACTGCACCTACACCTGTCAGGAGGGTCATTCTAGAGTGTCCGGAGACTCCACCATCACCTGTGTGGACGGGTCATGGTCTGGGACTCCGCTGGAGTGCCAGCGTACCT ccgGTTGTGACCCTCCACCTCGTCGCTTTGGCTCCTGGGGACCTCGGGACTGCCGCTGGCCGTACGTGGAAGGGGAGACGTGCAGGTTCCAGTGCCAGTGGGGCTGGGAGCAGCAGTCCGGGGAGACCACCACCACCTGCACCGGCGGGCAGTGGACTGGAGACCCGCTGGTCTGCACCAGGAGCTCCA GTTGGTGGTGGCCATGGGGGCGTTAA
- the LOC118431926 gene encoding complement factor H-like isoform X2: MIRLRVLLTLVLIAALLWESEALFSWRNRRYSRRYRRTRPTSACSSVSLSGRGVRRTVCTFPYGEGETCELSCIDGYRQTSGDTSRTCSGGSWSGQPLVCEYTGCDRPPYTEGSREDCWWPYENGENCTYTCRNGYARVSGDSVITCENGNWSGTPLTCEYTGCEWPPFTSGSRRRGCWWPYENGENCTYTCQEGHSRVSGDSTITCVDGSWSGTPLECQRTSGCDPPPRRFGSWGPRDCRWPYVEGETCRFQCQWGWEQQSGETTTTCTGGQWTGDPLVCTRSSSWWWPWGR, from the exons ATGATACG TCTGAGGGTGTtgctgaccttggtgctgatagcGGCTCTGCTGTGGGAATCGGAAGCATTGTTCTCATGGAGGAACCGCAGGTACTCACGAAGGTACCGTCGCACACGgcctacat CCGCGTGCTCCTCCGTCTCTCTGTCTGGGCGGGGTGTCCGTCGAACAGTCTGTACCTTCCCGTACGGGGAGGGGGAGACCTGTGAGCTCTCGTGTATTGACGGGTACAGGCAGACGTCAGGTGACACCAGCAGGACCTGTAGCGGCGGCTCCTGGTCCGGACAACCCCTGGTCTGCGAGTACA CCGGATGTGACCGACCGCCGTACACTGAGGGTTCTCGGGAAGACTGCTGGTGGCCTTACGAGAACGGGGAGAACTGCACCTACACCTGCCGTAATGGTTACGCGAGAGTGTCCGGAGACTCCGTCATCACCTGTGAGAACGGCAACTGGTCTGGGACGCCGCTGACCTGCGAGTACA CTGGATGTGAGTGGCCACCTTTCACAAGTGGAAGCCGGAGGCGGGGATGCTGGTGGCCTTACGAGAACGGGGAAAACTGCACCTACACCTGTCAGGAGGGTCATTCTAGAGTGTCCGGAGACTCCACCATCACCTGTGTGGACGGGTCATGGTCTGGGACTCCGCTGGAGTGCCAGCGTACCT ccgGTTGTGACCCTCCACCTCGTCGCTTTGGCTCCTGGGGACCTCGGGACTGCCGCTGGCCGTACGTGGAAGGGGAGACGTGCAGGTTCCAGTGCCAGTGGGGCTGGGAGCAGCAGTCCGGGGAGACCACCACCACCTGCACCGGCGGGCAGTGGACTGGAGACCCGCTGGTCTGCACCAGGAGCTCCA GTTGGTGGTGGCCATGGGGGCGTTAA